In Nitratidesulfovibrio sp., the following are encoded in one genomic region:
- a CDS encoding HD domain-containing protein translates to MPRDAATVLREGRAALLERLDATLSPANAAPQENACATRPDAHCRDTAPASTTMGAPRFERAYSRLLDDYFRLRFAELRGGHDKVALVAVGGYGREELCLGSDIDILILCGRSIPPQAIDLAQPLFLPLWDAGYTLGHGFRTIGDCVKLAAKDHKVLASLLDARLITGNEALFREMVDRLNDKVLPRRGASFLSWNDEEHERRRAAHGDGAVLLEPNLKEGLGGLRDYHRILWLGRIRNEAGTVEEILAQAGFSASDAALLRESVGFLHDVRNLLHHLSRRKNDQLFLDLQPEIAARLGFHECGNLLAVECFLGRLHRCMSHIKALSAAFRGTPGGPVHPDQPCPEVEGPVVMAGGTLHICLPDPVAVTPGLALSAFVRAAEWPGPNAPAPDWNTRKAMEQALQLALSGADGALSSAEVGAALMRILGSGKAFPVLGHMDETGLLPAILPAYAEARDRVQFDGFHTYPVGMHTLFVIRQLESLASEDVEPFSGFWRGGCLSVPGGLADTGESAAARLPAYPSGQDADAARDRLCLLLAALLHDLGKGGADASHHSEVGAEMAMRLLAEWGAPPEVIDDVVFLVLHHLLLIRTAQRRDLNDESVVAQCAGTVGSLRRLNMLYLLTHADSMATGHKAWNRWTASLLYELHGKVANMLRDGQLAGTQTAQAIVRTRDMVRALVRERQSALHYTQETAGLYLDAMPSRYLLAMPPEDIVRHMSLVYQLNRDVAESRRRLPEDRAERGVVVLEGRPLHGGRDSELWEVLVAARDQSGLFATIAGVLSLHGLNVFGADAYVWSDGTVLDIFHVTAPPDPLYAKDFWGKVRGAIHFALTGKLSLDYRLEQARTSNALKHKVPTVLLDAVRRPPEVRIDNELSDFHTVVEVFAPDRPALLYDVARVLQTLQLDILFAKIATLGNRTSDSFSVRTVYGQKITDEQQMDEVRAALLHVVSQ, encoded by the coding sequence ATGCCGCGCGATGCCGCCACGGTGCTGCGCGAAGGGCGCGCCGCGCTGCTCGAACGCCTGGACGCAACCCTTTCCCCCGCCAATGCGGCACCGCAGGAGAACGCCTGCGCCACCCGGCCCGACGCTCATTGCCGCGACACCGCGCCCGCGTCCACGACCATGGGCGCACCGCGTTTCGAGCGGGCCTACAGCCGCCTGCTGGACGACTATTTTCGCCTTCGCTTCGCCGAGCTGCGCGGCGGTCACGACAAGGTGGCCCTGGTGGCCGTGGGCGGCTACGGCCGCGAGGAACTGTGCCTGGGATCGGACATCGACATCCTGATCCTGTGCGGCCGCTCCATCCCGCCGCAGGCCATCGACCTGGCCCAGCCGCTGTTTCTGCCGCTGTGGGACGCGGGCTACACCCTGGGGCACGGGTTCCGCACCATCGGCGACTGCGTGAAGCTGGCCGCCAAGGACCACAAGGTGCTGGCCAGCCTGCTGGACGCGCGGTTGATCACCGGCAACGAGGCCCTGTTCCGCGAGATGGTGGATCGCCTGAACGACAAGGTGCTGCCGCGCCGGGGCGCCTCGTTCCTGTCATGGAACGACGAGGAACACGAGCGCAGGCGCGCCGCGCACGGCGACGGTGCCGTGCTGCTGGAACCCAACCTGAAGGAAGGCCTGGGCGGCCTGCGCGACTACCACCGCATCCTGTGGCTGGGGCGCATCCGCAACGAGGCGGGCACCGTGGAGGAAATCCTGGCCCAGGCCGGGTTCTCCGCGTCCGATGCCGCCCTGTTGCGCGAAAGCGTGGGCTTTCTGCACGACGTGCGCAACCTGCTGCACCATCTTTCGCGCCGCAAGAACGACCAACTGTTTCTGGACCTGCAACCGGAAATCGCCGCCCGCCTCGGCTTTCACGAATGCGGCAACCTGCTGGCCGTGGAATGCTTTCTGGGCCGCCTGCACCGCTGCATGTCGCACATCAAGGCGCTGTCCGCCGCCTTCCGGGGTACCCCCGGCGGCCCGGTGCACCCCGACCAGCCCTGCCCCGAGGTGGAAGGCCCCGTGGTCATGGCGGGCGGCACGCTGCACATCTGCCTGCCCGATCCGGTCGCCGTCACCCCCGGCCTGGCCCTTTCCGCCTTCGTGCGGGCCGCCGAATGGCCCGGCCCCAACGCCCCCGCCCCCGACTGGAATACCCGCAAGGCCATGGAGCAGGCCCTGCAACTGGCCCTGTCCGGTGCGGACGGTGCCCTTTCCAGCGCAGAGGTGGGCGCGGCGCTGATGCGCATCCTGGGGTCCGGCAAGGCGTTTCCGGTGCTTGGACACATGGACGAGACGGGCCTTTTGCCCGCCATCCTGCCCGCCTATGCCGAAGCGCGCGACCGGGTGCAGTTCGACGGGTTCCATACCTACCCGGTGGGCATGCACACCCTGTTCGTGATCCGCCAGTTGGAATCGCTGGCCAGCGAAGATGTCGAGCCGTTTTCCGGCTTCTGGCGCGGCGGCTGCCTGAGCGTGCCGGGCGGGCTGGCTGATACGGGCGAAAGCGCCGCCGCCCGCTTGCCCGCGTACCCGTCCGGGCAGGACGCGGATGCCGCGCGTGACAGGCTGTGCCTGCTGCTGGCCGCGCTGCTGCACGACCTTGGCAAGGGCGGGGCCGACGCCTCGCACCATTCCGAGGTGGGGGCCGAAATGGCCATGCGCCTGCTGGCAGAGTGGGGTGCGCCGCCTGAAGTCATCGACGACGTGGTCTTTCTGGTGCTGCACCACCTGCTGCTCATCCGCACCGCCCAGCGCCGCGACCTCAACGACGAGTCGGTGGTGGCCCAGTGCGCGGGCACCGTGGGCAGCCTGCGCCGCCTGAACATGCTCTACCTGCTCACCCATGCCGATTCCATGGCCACCGGCCACAAGGCGTGGAACCGCTGGACCGCCAGCCTGTTGTACGAACTGCACGGCAAGGTGGCCAACATGCTGCGCGACGGGCAGCTTGCGGGCACCCAGACCGCGCAGGCCATAGTGCGCACGCGCGACATGGTGCGGGCGCTGGTGCGCGAGCGCCAGTCGGCGCTGCACTACACGCAGGAAACGGCGGGGCTGTATCTGGACGCCATGCCCTCGCGCTACCTGCTGGCCATGCCGCCGGAAGACATCGTGCGGCACATGTCGCTGGTCTACCAACTGAACCGCGACGTGGCCGAATCGCGCCGCCGCCTGCCCGAGGACAGGGCCGAGCGGGGCGTGGTGGTGCTGGAGGGCAGGCCGCTGCACGGCGGGCGCGACAGCGAGCTGTGGGAAGTGCTGGTGGCCGCGCGCGACCAGTCCGGGCTGTTCGCCACCATTGCGGGCGTGCTTTCGCTGCACGGGCTGAACGTGTTCGGGGCCGATGCCTACGTGTGGAGCGACGGCACCGTGCTGGACATCTTTCACGTTACCGCGCCGCCCGACCCGCTGTACGCCAAGGATTTCTGGGGCAAGGTGCGCGGGGCCATCCACTTCGCGCTGACGGGCAAGCTGTCGCTGGACTACCGGCTGGAGCAGGCCCGGACCTCCAACGCGCTGAAGCACAAGGTGCCCACGGTGCTGCTGGATGCGGTGCGCCGCCCGCCGGAGGTGCGCATCGACAACGAGTTGTCGGACTTCCACACCGTGGTCGAGGTGTTCGCGCCGGATCGGCCCGCGCTGCTGTATGACGTCGCGCGGGTGTTGCAGACGTTGCAACTGGACATCCTGTTCGCCAAGATCGCCACGCTGGGCAACCGCACCTCGGACAGCTTTTCGGTGCGTACGGTGTACGGCCAGAAGATCACCGACGAGCAGCAGATGGACGAGGTGCGCGCGGCCCTGCTGCACGTGGTGTCGCAGTAG
- a CDS encoding amino acid ABC transporter ATP-binding protein: MTADSVEPIIRISHAWKFFGELTALNDVSLDVMPGEKVVICGPSGSGKSTLLRSINRLETVDKGSIIVDGQDVNSPDNDINKIRQELGMVFQSFNLFPHKTVLQNLTMAPMRLRKTPRAEAESRALELLKKVGISDKANVFPAMLSGGQQQRVAIARALAMNPKIMLFDEPTSALDPEMIGEVLDVMVTLAREGMTMVCVTHEMGFAREVADRIIFMDHGQVLEENAPQEFFGAPKHPRLQKFLNQIL; this comes from the coding sequence ATGACCGCCGATAGCGTCGAACCCATCATCCGCATCAGCCACGCGTGGAAGTTCTTCGGCGAGCTGACGGCCCTCAACGACGTCAGCCTTGACGTGATGCCCGGCGAAAAGGTGGTCATCTGCGGGCCGTCCGGCTCGGGCAAGTCCACCCTGCTGCGCTCCATCAACCGGCTGGAAACGGTGGACAAGGGCAGCATCATCGTGGACGGGCAGGACGTGAACTCGCCCGACAACGACATCAACAAGATCCGCCAGGAACTGGGCATGGTCTTCCAGAGCTTCAACCTCTTTCCGCACAAGACCGTGTTGCAGAACCTGACCATGGCCCCCATGCGGCTGCGCAAGACCCCGCGCGCCGAGGCGGAAAGCCGGGCGCTGGAACTGCTGAAGAAGGTGGGCATCAGCGACAAGGCCAACGTCTTCCCTGCCATGCTTTCGGGCGGGCAGCAGCAGCGCGTGGCCATTGCCCGCGCCCTGGCCATGAACCCCAAGATCATGCTGTTCGACGAACCCACCAGCGCGCTGGACCCGGAAATGATCGGCGAAGTGCTGGACGTCATGGTCACCCTGGCCCGCGAAGGCATGACCATGGTCTGCGTGACCCACGAAATGGGCTTTGCCCGTGAAGTGGCCGACCGCATCATCTTCATGGACCACGGCCAGGTGCTGGAAGAAAACGCGCCGCAGGAATTCTTTGGCGCGCCCAAGCATCCGCGCCTCCAGAAGTTCCTGAACCAGATCCTGTAG
- a CDS encoding amino acid ABC transporter permease translates to MTNEPQNVRIVITDGAIIPDPKERRIVTAWSISFVGALGALVYLCASRPEPYWRLLQFLPDGIAVTFKVTVLSILCSIPIGLITGLGRLSRNRLINLVASTYVEVVRGIPLLVQLFYIYYALGRFLKVPDLLAAIIALSVCYGAYMGEVFRAGIDSISKGQTEAARSLGFNRAETMFMVILPQAWRTILPPVGNEFIAMLKDTSLVSIIAVADILRRGREFASESFLYFETYTMVALIYLLITLFLSKGVSIMESRLNYYDRR, encoded by the coding sequence ATGACCAACGAACCCCAGAACGTCCGCATCGTCATCACCGACGGCGCGATCATACCGGACCCGAAGGAACGGCGGATCGTAACCGCGTGGTCCATCTCCTTCGTGGGCGCGCTGGGCGCGCTCGTCTACCTGTGCGCGAGCCGGCCCGAGCCCTACTGGCGGTTACTGCAATTTCTGCCGGACGGCATTGCCGTCACCTTCAAGGTGACCGTGCTGTCCATCCTGTGCTCCATCCCCATCGGTCTCATCACCGGGCTGGGCCGCCTGTCGCGCAACCGGCTGATCAACCTCGTGGCCTCCACCTACGTGGAGGTGGTGCGGGGCATTCCCCTGCTGGTGCAGCTTTTCTACATCTACTACGCCCTTGGCCGGTTCCTGAAGGTGCCGGACCTCCTGGCCGCCATCATCGCGCTCAGCGTGTGCTATGGCGCCTACATGGGCGAGGTGTTCCGCGCGGGCATCGACTCCATCTCCAAGGGCCAGACCGAAGCCGCCCGCTCGCTGGGCTTCAACCGGGCGGAGACCATGTTCATGGTCATCCTGCCGCAGGCGTGGCGCACCATCCTGCCGCCGGTGGGCAACGAATTCATCGCCATGCTGAAGGACACCTCGCTGGTGTCCATCATCGCCGTTGCCGACATCCTGCGGCGCGGGCGCGAATTCGCCTCGGAGAGCTTCCTGTACTTCGAGACGTACACCATGGTCGCCCTCATCTACCTGTTGATCACGCTGTTCCTGTCCAAGGGCGTCAGCATCATGGAATCGAGGTTGAACTACTATGACCGCCGATAG
- a CDS encoding basic amino acid ABC transporter substrate-binding protein, whose translation MLKKIVLTLAALLVTANVAFAEKTIVVAQDATWPPMEFVDASKNLVGFSVDYTDAMAKEAGFKIVHKNVAWDGIFAGLESGSYDAIVSSVSITDERKNAMDFTTPYYEVRQALVVPKTTNVTKLDEMKGKTLGGQISTTGYFTIKKTAGVTAKSYDEIGLAMEDLFNGRIDGVVCDDPVAASYALQQEQYAAKMKIAFVIETQEKEFYGIAVKKGNKEVLDLLNKGIAAVKAKGIDKQLREKWIGR comes from the coding sequence ATGCTGAAGAAGATCGTCCTCACCCTTGCGGCCCTGCTGGTCACCGCCAACGTGGCCTTTGCCGAGAAGACCATCGTCGTTGCCCAGGACGCCACCTGGCCGCCCATGGAGTTCGTTGACGCGAGCAAGAACCTTGTCGGCTTCTCCGTCGATTACACCGACGCCATGGCCAAGGAAGCCGGCTTCAAGATCGTGCACAAGAACGTGGCCTGGGACGGCATCTTCGCCGGGCTCGAATCCGGCAGCTATGACGCCATCGTGTCCTCGGTGTCCATCACCGATGAACGCAAGAACGCCATGGACTTCACCACGCCCTACTACGAAGTGCGCCAGGCCCTCGTGGTGCCCAAGACCACCAACGTCACCAAGCTGGACGAAATGAAGGGCAAGACCCTTGGCGGCCAGATCAGCACCACCGGCTACTTCACCATCAAGAAGACCGCCGGCGTCACCGCCAAGTCGTACGATGAAATCGGCCTGGCCATGGAAGACCTGTTCAACGGCCGCATCGACGGCGTGGTGTGCGACGACCCCGTTGCCGCCAGCTACGCCCTGCAGCAGGAACAGTACGCCGCCAAGATGAAGATCGCCTTCGTCATCGAAACCCAGGAAAAGGAATTCTACGGCATCGCCGTGAAGAAGGGGAACAAGGAAGTCCTGGACCTTCTGAACAAGGGCATCGCCGCCGTGAAGGCCAAGGGCATCGACAAGCAGCTCCGCGAAAAGTGGATCGGCCGCTAG
- a CDS encoding lysine exporter LysO family protein — translation MKGSLIILGFFLSGVLLGRLDIIPQADQAGDLASWALYMLLFVVGMGIGFDTRSFRILRELHVKVALVPLFVGIGTLGGSLAAWALLGDMPLRDVLGVGAGFGYYSLSSIMITKMGDAALGSMALIANISRELVTLLSAPLLVRLFGGLAPVMAGGATSMDTSLPVIARYAGERYGIIAVFSGMVLTVAVPILVTAIFTWM, via the coding sequence ATGAAAGGCAGCCTGATCATTCTCGGCTTCTTCCTGTCCGGCGTGCTGCTGGGCAGGCTGGACATCATCCCCCAGGCCGACCAGGCGGGCGACCTGGCCTCGTGGGCGCTGTACATGCTGCTGTTCGTGGTGGGCATGGGCATCGGGTTCGATACCCGCTCGTTCCGCATCCTGCGCGAACTGCACGTGAAGGTGGCGCTGGTGCCGCTGTTCGTGGGCATCGGCACCCTTGGCGGTTCGCTGGCGGCGTGGGCGCTGCTGGGCGACATGCCCCTGCGCGACGTGCTGGGCGTGGGCGCGGGCTTTGGCTACTACAGCCTGTCCAGCATCATGATCACGAAAATGGGCGATGCGGCCCTGGGTTCCATGGCGCTCATCGCCAACATCTCGCGCGAACTGGTCACCCTGCTGTCCGCGCCGCTGCTGGTGCGCCTGTTCGGCGGGCTGGCCCCGGTCATGGCGGGCGGGGCCACCAGCATGGACACCAGCCTGCCCGTCATCGCCCGCTACGCCGGGGAGCGCTACGGCATCATCGCCGTATTCAGCGGCATGGTGCTGACCGTGGCCGTGCCCATCCTGGTGACGGCCATCTTCACCTGGATGTAG
- a CDS encoding LysO family transporter: MIVEIGCIAVGVPAGYLLRTRPAVVGAVDRLTTWSIYALLFLLGLSLGSDDALVAKAGDIGLRAVVISMASLAGSVAAGWLLQHVLLRGALDGPGTVRPAMQGTNAAMPSPPGHAGGHQGDRAGDRAANHAGDRA, from the coding sequence ATGATCGTCGAAATTGGCTGCATCGCCGTGGGCGTGCCTGCGGGCTACCTGCTGCGCACGCGCCCCGCCGTGGTCGGCGCCGTGGACCGGCTGACCACCTGGTCCATATACGCGCTGCTCTTCCTGCTGGGCCTGTCGCTGGGGTCGGATGACGCGCTGGTGGCCAAGGCAGGCGACATCGGCCTGCGGGCCGTGGTCATCAGCATGGCGTCGCTGGCGGGCAGCGTTGCCGCCGGGTGGCTGCTGCAACACGTGCTGCTGCGCGGCGCGCTGGACGGCCCCGGCACCGTGCGCCCGGCCATGCAGGGCACGAACGCCGCCATGCCTTCGCCCCCAGGCCATGCGGGGGGCCACCAGGGCGACCGGGCGGGGGACCGTGCGGCAAACCACGCGGGAGACCGGGCATGA
- a CDS encoding cupin domain-containing protein, translated as MRHIRLDDMRTFKDAGFAMNLVHDSENFKIINFNFKAGQELPVHSHDIDGELAITVIEGEGEFLGADGAAIPAKQGDMLVSEIRVPHGVRAKTEMRVVVVIAPPI; from the coding sequence ATGCGCCACATTCGCCTCGACGACATGCGCACCTTCAAGGACGCCGGGTTTGCCATGAACCTGGTGCACGACTCGGAAAACTTCAAGATCATCAACTTCAACTTCAAGGCCGGACAGGAACTGCCCGTGCACAGCCACGACATCGACGGTGAACTGGCCATCACCGTCATCGAGGGCGAGGGCGAATTCCTGGGCGCGGACGGCGCGGCCATTCCCGCGAAGCAGGGTGACATGCTGGTCTCGGAAATCCGCGTACCCCACGGAGTGCGGGCAAAGACCGAGATGCGGGTAGTTGTCGTTATCGCCCCTCCCATCTAG
- a CDS encoding VacJ family lipoprotein → MAAGSFRINIALCTACLACALLLTPAAARADMPAEGAPHAPPTLSADLDDYDTSNEDMVADPLEGWNRMWFAVNDVLLLKVIKPVHQGYVAVTPDELRSGVNNFFHNLAFPLRFLNCLLQGKPREAGVEMGRFIINSTVGMAGFIDVAKKDKPIVEPDKEDFGQTLGAWGAGEGFYIVWPLIGPSTLRDSVGLAGDYFADPIPYMMDDEWLYMGGRAYGEFNKADETIAGYEAVTKSAVEPYTSVRNAYIQMRRAKVAK, encoded by the coding sequence ATGGCCGCAGGTTCGTTCCGCATCAACATCGCGCTGTGTACGGCGTGCCTTGCCTGTGCCCTGCTGCTGACCCCGGCGGCCGCGCGTGCCGACATGCCCGCCGAAGGGGCACCGCATGCACCGCCCACGCTGTCCGCAGACCTTGACGACTACGACACCAGCAACGAGGACATGGTGGCCGACCCGCTGGAAGGCTGGAACCGCATGTGGTTCGCCGTCAACGACGTGCTGCTGCTGAAGGTCATCAAGCCGGTGCACCAAGGGTATGTGGCCGTCACCCCGGACGAACTGCGCAGCGGCGTGAACAATTTCTTCCACAACCTTGCCTTTCCCCTCCGCTTCCTGAACTGCCTGTTGCAGGGCAAACCCAGGGAGGCCGGGGTGGAGATGGGCCGGTTCATCATCAATTCCACCGTGGGCATGGCCGGGTTCATCGACGTGGCCAAGAAAGACAAGCCCATCGTGGAACCGGACAAGGAAGACTTTGGCCAGACCCTTGGCGCATGGGGCGCGGGTGAAGGCTTCTACATCGTCTGGCCGCTGATAGGCCCCAGCACCCTGCGCGACAGCGTGGGCCTTGCGGGTGACTATTTCGCCGACCCGATCCCCTACATGATGGACGACGAATGGCTCTACATGGGCGGTCGGGCCTACGGAGAATTCAACAAGGCGGACGAGACCATCGCCGGGTACGAAGCCGTGACCAAGAGCGCGGTGGAGCCGTACACCTCGGTGCGCAACGCCTACATCCAGATGCGCCGCGCCAAGGTGGCCAAGTAG